The following proteins are encoded in a genomic region of Magnolia sinica isolate HGM2019 chromosome 1, MsV1, whole genome shotgun sequence:
- the LOC131226311 gene encoding cysteine-rich receptor-like protein kinase 44: MKSSSSKLEATCDLTSETLGVDTVVITAEPLWTQCSHTAYYTANSTFGTNLNRLLSSLSSNVSLTGFSSSTIGENSNRIYGLAQCRGDTTPTTCRDCLNTASQEIREKCPNRTAIIWYDECLLRYSTSGISSSSSNSPMNYLWNPENASDPVRFNQIVDQMMDGLVSRAASGPGMYATNETKFTDFQTIYGLMQCTNDLSWRDCGACLENAVARIPTCCDGKKGGRAVGPSCNVRFETYKFYNELAISPTPPLTNTTIAGKKQSSSRATVIVVLPIVVAVVLISVIISQLTLPTLKYSKPAQIIEIGIVCVEHGIEGNEESLQFGLGTIRAATDNFSEDNKLGEGGFGSVYKGWLSDGQEIAVKRLSPNSGQGLEEFKNEVALIAKLQHRNLVRLLGCCAGREEKLLIYEFVPNASLDKFLFDPNKKANLNWQRRYKIIGGVARGLLYLHEDSRLRIIHRDLKASNVLLDEAMNPKIADFGMARIVGVDQTRGNTNRIAGTYGYMAPEYAMHGQFSLKSDVFSFGVLLLEIVTGQKNSNFYQSALAEDLLSYAWKHWNDGTVLDLIDPTISESCSSSEVMRCIHIALLCVQEDVISRPTMSSILLILNSFPITLSAPSRPAFFTMSRTAQDMSMTGSHRQTYEVNQSLGIASPWSIHEVSITELDPR; this comes from the exons atgaaatcatcatcGTCAAAGCTTGAAGCAACTTGCGATCTAACTTCAGAAACGCTTGGTGTGGACACTGTGGTTAT CACTGCAGAACCTCTTTGGACCCAATGTTCACACACAGCTTATTACACTGCTAATAGCACATTTGGAACTAACCTCAATCGCCTCTTGTCTTCTCTTTCATCTAATGTTTCACTCACCGGCTTCTCCAGCAGCACCATTGGCGAAAACTCAAACCGAATCTACGGCCTTGCACAATGCAGAGGCGACACCACACCCACCACATGCCGTGATTGCCTCAACACTGCAAGCCAAGAAATCCGCGAAAAGTGCCCCAACAGGACAGCAATTATATGGTATGATGAATGTCTCTTGCGCTACTCCACCAGCGGAATCTCATCATCTTCTTCGAACTCCCCAATGAACTACTTGTGGAATCCGGAAAATGCATCGGACCCAGTTCGGTTTAATCAGATTGTGGAccagatgatggatggtcttgtttCGAGGGCAGCTTCCGGTCCGGGAATGTATGCTACGAATGAAACGAAATTCACCGACTTCCAAACGATATATGGGCTTATGCAATGTACAAACGATCTGTCATGGAGAGATTGCGGTGCGTGCTTAGAAAATGCCGTGGCACGGATTCCGACGTGCTGTGATGGAAAAAAAGGCGGGAGAGCTGTTGGGCCGAGTTGCAATGTGAGGTTTGAGACGTACAAGTTCTATAACGAGTTAGCCATATCACCGACTCCTCCATTAACTAACACAACTATCGCAG GAAAAAAGCAAAGCTCATCTCGAGCTACTGTCATTGTTGTCCTTCCTATAGTTGTTGCAGTCGTGCTCATCTCCGTCATT ATTTCGCAGTTAACACTGCCTACTTTGAAGTATAGCAAGCCCGCACAAATTATTGAAATTGGCATTGTTTGTGTAGAACACGGGATTGAAGGAAATGAGGAGTCACTGCAATTTGGTTTGGGTACAATTAGAGCTGCAACTGATAACTTTTCTGAAGACAATAAGCTTGGAGAAGGTGGATTTGGTTCTGTTTATAAG GGTTGGCTTTCAGATGGGCAAGAAATAGCTGTGAAGAGGCTTTCTCCCAACTCTGGACAAGGTTTGGAAGAATTCAAGAACGAGGTTGCATTAATTGCTAAACTACAACACAGGAATCTTGTTAGGCTGTTAGGTTGCTGTGCCGGAAGAGAAGAGAAGCTTCTGATTTATGAATTCGTGCCCAACGCCAGCCTCGACAAGTTTTTGTTTG ATCCAAATAAAAAGGCAAATCTGAATTGGCAAAGGCGCTATAAAATAATTGGAGGGGTGGCTCGAGGCCTTCTTTATCTTCACGAAGATTCTCGACTTAGGATTATACATCGGGATCTCAAAGCTAGCAATGTTTTATTAGATGAAGCGATGAATCCAAAAATTGCAGATTTTGGTATGGCTAGGATTGTTGGAGTGGACCAAACTCGGGGCAATACAAATCGAATTGCAGGGACATA TGGATACATGGCCCCGGAGTATGCCATGCACGGGCAATTCTCCCTTAAGTCGGATGTATTCAGCTTCGGTGTTTTACTTCTAGAGATCGTGACCGGCCAGAAGAATAGTAATTTCTACCAGTCAGCCCTCGCCGAAGATCTTCTCAGCTAT GCATGGAAGCATTGGAATGATGGCACAGTTCTAGATCTGATTGATCCAACTATAAGCGAATCTTGCTCGAGCAGCGAAGTGATGCGATGCATCCACATTGCATTGCTATGTGTTCAAGAAGATGTGATCAGTAGGCCCACCATGTCGTCGATTCTGCTGATACTCAACAGCTTCCCTATCACTCTCTCAGCACCTTCACGGCCTGCATTTTTTACTATGAGCAGAACGGCTCAGGACATGTCTATGACAGGGTCCCATAGGCAGACATATGAGGTGAATCAATCTCTGGGTATTGCATCGCCATGGTCCATACATGAGGTGTCGATTACTGAATTAGATCCTCGTTAG